Proteins from one Setaria italica strain Yugu1 chromosome V, Setaria_italica_v2.0, whole genome shotgun sequence genomic window:
- the LOC101762871 gene encoding UBP1-associated proteins 1C, with protein MVWFQCEDCGENLKKPKLAGHFRSCSAWKLSCIDCGEFFSQDTVQGHTQCISEAEKYGPKGQSKPSNGAQGKPDKPKPNADVDINVGLSTRPPWFCSLCNTTTTSKQTLLLHADGKKHRAKAKAFHASQKPANGAEQTADVKETGAVPTKDSAQVNGGESGDHERDEEKDAGKRKRMDDMAIEEPDNTKRQHLTSSSIGEVIKSKDGKSENKTKSTADELAGGADCKSVQKQKINWKKIITKTLKTNPDGVMKLKKLQKLVVKELQECGVAEDKDGLCATLMDKIASSSRFSVDGKRIKLVSKNEEES; from the exons ATGGTGTGGTTCCAGTGCGAGGACTGCGGCGAGAACCTCAAGAAGCCCAAGCTCGCCGGCCACTTCCGTTCCTGCTCCGCCTGGAAG CTGTCATGCATCGACTGCGGCGAGTTCTTCAGCCAGGATACGGTGCAGGGGCACACCCAGTGCATCTCCGAGGCC GAGAAGTATGGTCCCAAGGGACAGAGCAAGCCATCCAATGGTGCCCAGGGTAAGCCAGATAAACCAAAGCCAAATGCAGATGTTGATATCAATGTTGGCCTGTCGACACGTCCTCCTTGGTTCTGCAG CCTATGCAATACCACTACGACTAGCAAGCAAACTCTCTTACTGCATGCTGATGGAAAGAAGCATAGGGCAAAAGCAAAAGCCTTCCATGCTTCCCAGAAGCCAGCAAATGGAGCTGAACAAACTGCAGATGTGAAGGAAACCGGGGCTGTGCCTACAAAAGATTCTGCTCAAGTAAATGGTGGTGAGAGTGGTGATCATGAAAGAGATGAAGAAAAAGATGCTGGCAAAAGAAAGAGAATGGATGACATGGCCATAGAGGAGCCAGATAACACAAAAAGACAGCATTTAACAAGTTCGAGCATTGGAGAGGTAATAAAATCTAAAGATGGGAAGtcagaaaacaaaacaaagagtACTGCAGATGAACTCGCAGGTGGTGCCGACTGTAAAAGTGTTCAGAAACAAAAGATCAACTGGAAGAAGATTATTACTAAAACACTGAAGACA AATCCGGATGGAGTTATGAAACTTAAGAAGCTACAGAAGCTAGTCGTCAAGGAACTACAGGAATGTGGTGTGGCTGAAGATAAGGATGGCCTCTGTGCTACATTGATGGATAAA